The following DNA comes from Astatotilapia calliptera chromosome 6, fAstCal1.2, whole genome shotgun sequence.
gttgttttgttgctaaataaataaaactgaattgaaattgaattgaccCAAATGCTTCACTTTTGAAATACTCCTACTGTGCAAAGAATGGTGTATATTTGAAGTACAGTACAGTATTTGTGGTCATAGGAGAGCAGGTGAGGTGCATCTTCTTAGTTAAATTAATAAGGAATAATTATGAGAGCATTTCCTGGACATGCCTTCATAGCACCAGAGTAAGGACAGATTAAAGCAGAAAGGCTTGTCggaggcaaggcaaggcaaatttatttgtatagcacaattcaacaacaaggtgattcaaagtgctttacagagacattagaaacaaaaacaaataaaaagcatgatttaaaattgattaaaacaagcaaataaacaaactaactaaacacacacatttcacacctgttcgcgcgatctgaacccttatcgtaaggggagctaccagtccttctgtggacgagctactttctattttaaattccctgaatttaaaatactctctagacccagtctagacccagctggggagctacccagagctctaaacccacttaacaaacaaacaaacaaaacagtatataaaatcaaaacagataaaatcagaaatagataagatcagtagttagtgtaagttttgaaatttaagcttaaaagtgtggatttggtgctttattcaaatgcagctgagaataggtgagtcttcaacctggatttaaataaactgagtgtttcagctgatctgaggctttctgggagtttgttccagatataagaagcataaaagctgaaaccTACATTTGAGAAGCAGTTCTTGTTTATATACAATAAAATCCACAAGTATTTGAACAGTGGCACAGTTTTATAATTTGCCCTCCATACATCAACGCAGTGCACTGATCTGGCTTTTTCCAGTTCCGATACAGATGCCCACAGCCAAGGTATCTGCTTAATCCAATACCTGTTTTGCATTAATAATCTGTAATCCTCCCTGTGAGGACTCATTTGTTTATATGTGAGATAAAATCAGGCTTGATATAAACAGCTTCCATAACTCTGTaaattaaaagtgaaaagttaATGGATCCAAGAATATACATTTGTTGAATTTATTAGCGAAGTAATAAATGATAACAAGCTCGGTATGAACACCatcaaatataaataatgtgTTGGAGTTATTCATCCAACTTATTTGCATTAGACTTATTTTGGTTACAGTGAGTCATTAGGCTGCTGCAGGATGATGTCAGGTACAGTCACATTGGTAtctccttttttctcctcacacacacattatgtgTGAAGTAGGGCTGTTTGATATAGCGATATATATCAGATGATGATATGAAAACGTCAATCGTTGCATATATTACGCTTTCGTTTGTTTCttggtgttgcaaaataaactgtttatggcaatattttttcattgttttgatagTCACTGtagaatttcttaaagttctctctttttcctatatttaatataaccacgcTACGGACGGAGAAgcgactgtttttatgcgttgacgttagcaacaacgaccgTAAAACCATTGCGTGGCTCCgtcgtccgcttgtttattttctacataaacctttcacaataaagctgaagatcctgttgagattttttcaaaataaactgaatcacatgaaggagtacggatgagaagcaaaaaagagccgtcaggtgctaaaaaataaaccttagaatCAAACGtcagaacaggcttttccccgcagcacgccgtgtaataaatagtcacaaagaaaatgtctaaaaatgtagtttcatgcatcggtccAAACACTTGACTCTAGGTACACgaccagctaaaaaaaaaaaaacttcacgcaaatcgagctgcccgagattcacagaatttacagaaaatgtaaaatttttgtgaTACATAACGTTGTCGggacgataaatgtcttatattgggatatgagattttggtcatatcgcacagcccttgTGTGAAGCTGtccaaagagctgaagtgaaagaTTATTTAATCAAGCTGAGGACAACACATTATATTACAAAGCCATTTGGATCCAAATATCAGTTCAGGGTATATCAAGCAatcaagatgtgactgaagtggAGATTTTGAACTTTGATTCAAGCGGTTTAATGCAGCCATGTTTAGGTTGTGTGGCCAACTTAGTATTGGTCTgactcaaaaaaataaacctaTCAGAGAGAAGGGACTTTAGGAGTGGCCAAATCAATTGTCAATAATGTTGATTGGccaatttcattttaatgggaTCTGTCACCTTCTTTATGAGGctcaaatatgttttaaagCTCTGCTGATAAATTCATTTTTCTGACACCCGGTTTAAATGAGAGACAATTTTCAGGCTGtttaatttttcagattttaatttcagttgAGTGTTTGGCTTCCAgagttaaaacaaagaaatcaagATAAAAATTATAATTGTGTCTTTGCATTACTTTTGCTGTTCCCTTTATGGAGATGACCCAAGTCTGTATCCGTTTCTTGTCTTGTTGTCAGAGTGAGCAGCGATGGGGAAGGAGAAGCTCCACATCAACATTGTGGTAATTGGACATGTTGACTCAGGCAAGTCCACCACCACCGGCCACCTGATCTATAAGTGTGGTGGCATTGACAAGAGGACAATTGAAAAGTTTGAGAAGGAAGCTGCAGAGGTATGACTCATGTTGTTCTTACTTCAAAAAAAGATCATTTTGAAATTTTTCTGCTATTTAACTCCTATTTTCGGTCTACTTGTCTCCTACTCTGGATAATATTCTCATCTTTTTATTACAAGTCCACAAAAAATATTCGGTCATCAGTCTTATTGATTTACCTTTTACACCTTGTAGATGGGAAAGGGTTCCTTCAAATATGCCTGGGTGCTGGACAAGCTGAAAGCTGAGCGTGAACGTGGCATCACCATCGACATTTCTCTTTGGAAGTTCGAGACCAGCAAGTACTACGTCACCATCATTGATGCTCCAGGGCACAGGGACTTTATCAAGAACATGATCACTGGGACCTCACAGGTACAGTTCAGTGGACTTCTTAAGTGCTCGTGTTAAATGCCATTTATAAGTTTTTCCTCTGCAGATCTTTCAGTGAGAAAAACTCCAACATCTCTGATCTCAGCTGGTGATGACATTCCTTGTTCTTGAGCTCACAGAGAGAtcatagtttagtttagtttcactttATTTAAGACACACACGGGTCCATAGCAAATAAaatagatgcaaaaaaaaaacagtagaaaatttaaaacaaattccaCAGTGTCACACAATTATATAGAAagtaaaacaacaactgttCCATACCTTTGAATAACACCTAACTGAGTTTAGTGCAGGGTCAGTCAGAGATACGATTATACTGTTTGTGTAGTCCTTTACCCTACACATACAACTGTGCAGATTGAGACGATGACCACCATCATCAGCTTCTGTCCTAAATGCTTGGAATGGACTACTCCCAAGCATGGGACGAGATCCTCTCTAGAATCGCTGGTACAAGAAGGGTAATTGAACTGAGTGAGGTGTTTCTCCATTAACCCAAAGGCGAATGGAATCTCAGAAGGATTCAAAAACGTGGGAAAGACTGTAGCTAGTAGCATTAGAATAAGTAGAAGAGTATAACATGAGAGAAATGGTTGATGGAGAAACTTAAGGTGGAAAGACGTTTTCAcatctgtctccctcccctcaggcTGACTGTGCTGTGTTGATTGTGGCGGCGGGCGTGGGCGAATTTGAAGCTGGCATCTCAAAGAACGGGCAGACACGTGAGCACGCCCTCCTCGCCTACACCCTGGGAGTAAAACAGCTCATTGTGGGCATCAACAAGATGGATTCCACTGAGCCCAACTACAGCCAGAAGCGCTATGAGGAGATTGTGAAGGAAGTCAGCACTTACATCAAGAAGATTGGCTACAACCCTGACACCGTGGCTTTCGTGCCCATTTCTGGCTGGAATGGGGACAACATGCTGGAGCCCAGCCCTAACGTGAGACTGCCATGAGACCAGCTATGACTCTTTTATTTGTCTGAGACTAGCAGGGAGTTACACGTCTATAATAATATAAGGTTTTATAACTATTAAAGAATGAGCTTTTGGGTAAAAATACTCCAACATGCTTCCAGGTCTAATGCCTGCTAGTTAGCGCCTCATTCCTTCTTCAGCTTTGGCAAATGGCTTCTGGGTGTAAAATTCTAGCTCAGAATTTATCTGGTGTTAACATTCACATCTTATCACTCCTTGCTAAGCTGCAGACATGTGGGCTTCTCTCCCTTCACAGATGACCTGGTTCAAGGGCTGGAAGATCAACCGTAAAGATGGAAGTGCCTCAGGCACCACACTGCTCGAGGCTCTGGACGCCATCCAACCTCCGACGCGTCCGACCGATAAGCCCCTCCGCCTGCCTCTGCAGGACGTGTACAAGATTGGAGGTGAGGCTGTAAGGATGAAATGTGTTGTGAAGTTTGGCTGAAGTGTTGGTTGTTCCAGAATATGTATGAAAATAGGAATGAGATCACCTTGTGATAAAAACAGCTGAGCTGAATGAGGTCTGAAGAAATTCCCTTTGGTTCATTCTGTCCTAAATGCTGAGGCTTAGAAGTATACGACTTTAATCCATGCAGGTCTTCCACACAGCTGTAAAGTTGTTAACCTGCCTCTCCTCCAGGCATCGGTACTGTACCCGTGGGTCGAGTGGAGACCGGCATCCTAAAACCTGGCATGGTGGTGACCTTTGCCCCCGTCAATGTGACCACTGAGGTGAAATCTGTGGAGATGCACCACGAGGCCCTAACTGAGGCACTGCCCGGTGACAACGTGGGCTTCAACGTCAAGAACGTGTCTGTGAAGGATATTCGCCGTGGCAACGTGGCTGGAGACAGCAGGAACGACCCGCCACAGGAGGCAGCTGGCTTCACTTCTCAGGTGTGCTGTCAGTAGTGTGAAATGCACATCCTTCCTTCTGTTCCTCTCCAGGTTTACAAATAATACCTGTGTCTGCTGCCCTGCAGGTGATTATCCTGAACCACCCTGGTCAGATCAGTGCTGGATATGCCCCCGTGCTGGACTGCCACACTGCACACATTGCGTGCAAGTTTGCTGAGCTGAAGGAAAAGATTGACCGTCGCTCTGGTAAGAAGCTCGAGGACAACCCCAAGTCCCTGAAGTCTGGAGATGCCGCCATTGTTGATATGATCCCCGGGAAGCCCATGTGTGTGGAGAGCTTCTCTGAGTACCCGCCGCTcggtaggttttttttttatcctgaaaCTGGATTTTGTGGATCtaaattttagctttatttgaCTGTGAATTATCCAAACTTTACTCTCACTGACAGTAAGAAATTAGTTTTCAATTCAAACTAAAACCAGATTATTGGCGATGCCTGTAGAACAACATGTACTGAAGGCTTTGTCCCCACTGCAGATGCCTGGGTTCGATTCCAGCTCAAATAATCTCTCTATTCACCCCACAGTTATCTGTCACTGTCTAATAAAGGTGAAAAGGACAGAAATATATCTTAAAATGCCAAATTTATTATTTGCATAAATTCAATGGATATTCTAAACTTGATCATATAggtgaatattaaaaaaaatatttaaaaaaattttttttaaattattttttggagagAAGCAGCACTCTCGATAGCTTCCTGTCTATCcagcagcacagaaagaaaGGGTGGGGGCACAGGTGACCATATACCACATGGTCGAAGTGCTGcatcttctctctctccaccttCTAGTCTGTCTTCACTGCTTTATCAGTGAACATAAATGGACAGTTATGGATAGCTGAAgttaaacaattttaaaatcataaaatttgCCCGTtagggagaacacaacttcTGAATCAGAGGATCGTCTGTCATGCGTGACATTTTTCTATCAGacgaataaaacaataaaaaaaaaaaaaaagaagctaaataTCCCTGGATTCCTgttacatgtctgtgtgtgtgtaaaaataacaacgTCACTCTGACTCTGCACAAACCCAAAGCAACGGGTTATTTCCCCTTTCTACATTTGTTCtcaagaaaaacaggaagtggttttAGTAGCTGAATAAGTTCATCACTAAGTTATTAGGTGAAAAGTCACATAGACATTTAGATTgcttaaacaacagaaaacacatttcatgaagctgatcaaattatataaaaacaaaaatctcttgACACATACTTAGGTCACCTCCTCTCTGTATGTTAATGCACATTTTTTACCAATAATTCTTCCTCAGGGCGCTTTGCTGTCCGTGACATGCGTCAGACGGTGGCGGTGGGCGTCATCAAAGGCGTGGAAAAGAAAGCCGCCACGAGTGGTAAGATCACCAAATCGGCACAGAAGGCGCAGAAGGCCAAATGAACGTTGTGCTGGGCTGCTGCCCCAAACGCTCACCATGGCCGAAGACACACCCCGCCCCTTCTGCACTCCATAGTCAGCGTCTGGTCTATTATCACAATGCATCGCAAAAGCAGACGAAGGAAAAAAACTAACCAAAACGCTGTTAGTGCTCGTCTTATGTAGGTTTTATTGCAGCAGAACACAATAGGTTTGCGTTACAGTTCTCTGCCTGTTGAAGTTAATGATTCAGCTTCTCGTGGATCTAGACGACAATCGTAGTGACGAGGCAGACGCGTTCTTTTGTCAGCTCTTCGTTCATGTAAGCTCTGTGTTGTAGCTTTAACAAAAAGATAAACTTGTTAGCCTGAGGTAGATCAGCTTCTTGCATGTTTGCACCTTAGAGAAACTCTCCGTGCCTCGCACTTTGCTCAACTTAAACTCCCTCCAAGTAGCTCTGATAAATGTTACTGTTAAGTTCACCTTAACCGCTGTTATTTGTGATTCTACGTTCATACAAGTAAAGGTGTTTAAACATTATCTCTCTGCTCCTCATTTcattcaaatcaaaaccaccaaAAAACATCTGTAGAATTTCCTTTATTGATGAATGAGAATAAAAGTTTGCTTGCATTTACATTACAGGCTTCATAAATCTGAGATTATTACTAGTGTGTAAATATGTGaacataatttaaataaattaaaatgacacacagacagaatggTAACATGTCAAAGGTCCATTTTTAGCTCAATAGCAAAATCTCTgaatataaaaactaaaatgccTCAAGTAAGGACCTAATGAGAGGAAATAAAGACAGTGCAATCATCTCTGTGTGGAGGAACCTAATGCACCTTTCAGAAACTAAATTAACTCAAAGCTCAATATGTACCATACAAGCAAGGCACCGGTATACTGGATGTACTGCACATTTTGTAGACTTCATATCAGAGCTGGGCTCCTTGATTTTAAACTCAAGTGATGGCATAGCATTCATTATCACTTCTAGATAGGTTTGGATATGGCAGCCTCTTCATGCAAAGGAGATTAAAATCCATTCTTCAAAGCAAACTAAACTTCCTCAAACTTTTCTGGTTTTTGGTAAGGGGTATCTGCAGAATCTATTCAGGTGTTTTATGTCATGCATCTATAGATCAGTCCACGTTCTACCCTGCTATTTAGCCTGTCTGTGTCACACGGGCAGGGACACTCAGATCCACAATTGTAGGTGAGGGTAGAAATGTAGATTGACCAGATGGGCAGTTTTTACCTGTGATAGCCAGAGGTGGACCAATCACCAAAACTGATCTGCATCTAGCTGTGCTGTAATAGTTTTCCCAAGTACCAGAAAAACCTACTTAACCGTATCAAATGCATCTAATTCTCTAACATGCAACAAGGAGGTTTGACAttgcttttcttgttttaatGTCAATACTCAGCGACTATACATTCTGTAGCCAGGAAGCAAAAATAATCCCCACATCACAGAGTatagaaaaaaagcaaacattgaCCATGATTTTaaataagagtttaaaaatcttCCCTCATGTAAGAACAGGCCGGGAGAAAAGCCAGATACAAGAAAAACTCGTACGTCGAAACATTTCCTTCAGTGTTTCTGAACCAAAACAAAGTGCTTTGCCAGGTCACACACCTGTTCTGACATTAAGCAATTCTCTTAAACCAGGTAATGACATTTGAGATGTTCTTCAATCCATGGCTGCGATCGGCAGGGAAACCAACCGGTCGGTGCATAATTGATGTGAAGTTAACAGCCGCTGCTTGTAACCTCTGTTGACGTCCTCACTGGCTGCTGGTGGGAATGGGCATTCTTCTCTGTACACGTGTGCATACAGCAAACTTGCATGCATGCCTTTGAAACATGATTTGAGTTCAGGGGTTTTACGGCCACCCATCAAAGAGAccaacattttttaacatgGGGTTTAATTTATCCAAGGAAATGGTCAGAAATAACAATTTGTGTTGGCTCTTCATGCTTGGTCAACCCCAAAGACTCATTCTGACCAGAAAAATAACTCCCTGAGCCAATAGCAGGGAACTCAACCTCAAACACAACTGGGCATTTGAAAGAAGGTAACAAATAGATGGTGAGCTATGACCTCGGGCTGAGGATTGGTGGTGGTGTTGACAAAAAAGTGATCGTCTGCCAAAAAAATGATTGCCTGTATTTAAACTACTGTAAATCACTTGTTAGCCtataatatataaaacatgTATCCCTCATGAATGATATCAAGTCATCTTGAGCTACAACAGCATTCCTGCCACAAGGTAGAAGCTGCAGAGTTTTTGGCGTTTATATATGTAGGGCCGCACGGTGCCGTgctggttagcactgttgcctcagaCAGCTCAACTCCACAATCTGGCCAGGACCCTTCTGTGTGGCGTTTGCattttctccctgtgtttgtgtgggttctcaagcttcctcccacactccacagacatgcagtttgtggggttaggttaattggtcattctaaattgcccataggtgggaatggttgtctgtccctacacgttagccctgcgacagactggcgacctgtccagggcaTATCCTGCCTCTCGCCTATGGTAGACGACACAGGCTAGAGTCCCACCCCGTAACCCTggtaaggataagtggaagagaatagATGCAtatatatcctttatttatccagttaaCAAATCTCATTGATATCAAAAATGTCTTTAAGAGTGATCTGGTCAAGAGCGCAGCAGTAGTTGAAACAAATACGACTTATGCGACGTTTTAAGAGACCAACATGGTCACAAAGACACTTGCAAAACTggtcattttgttattttatgtaaaactcctttttaaaatcCTGTTCAAGTCTATTAAtcaatataaataaagacattacaaataaaacacacactgaaacatcAGGAATCACTTTTTTGGCAGACTATCACTTTGTTGTTGTAACGCCAGCTCCTGGGCTGATCCCACAAatagcaaggagagagggcggGGCATGGAAACAAGAATATACAAATATGTAGGGCAGGAAACATTTGTAGACCAACGGCTTGAAGAGGGTGTTGTGAGGAGTGGTTCCACTCCCCAACTTAAGATAAAATCCACACTTAAATGTACCTGTTGTGTTTGGAAAAAGCCCAAAGTACACAAAAGTTGGGCTTTGTGATAAAGCATATCTTTTCTTCCCGCTGAACCTCTGAGTAGCAGCTTATGGTTTTataagtttcaaaataagacaccaAAAGAATCTGAGTTTAAGTGAACAAAGACTATATAAGATGGAGGTAGCCACTCTGCTTTCACCTATCGGTTACTCATTTCCTGCTATGAAGCACTTTTGGGGT
Coding sequences within:
- the LOC113023574 gene encoding elongation factor 1-alpha 1, with translation MGKEKLHINIVVIGHVDSGKSTTTGHLIYKCGGIDKRTIEKFEKEAAEMGKGSFKYAWVLDKLKAERERGITIDISLWKFETSKYYVTIIDAPGHRDFIKNMITGTSQADCAVLIVAAGVGEFEAGISKNGQTREHALLAYTLGVKQLIVGINKMDSTEPNYSQKRYEEIVKEVSTYIKKIGYNPDTVAFVPISGWNGDNMLEPSPNMTWFKGWKINRKDGSASGTTLLEALDAIQPPTRPTDKPLRLPLQDVYKIGGIGTVPVGRVETGILKPGMVVTFAPVNVTTEVKSVEMHHEALTEALPGDNVGFNVKNVSVKDIRRGNVAGDSRNDPPQEAAGFTSQVIILNHPGQISAGYAPVLDCHTAHIACKFAELKEKIDRRSGKKLEDNPKSLKSGDAAIVDMIPGKPMCVESFSEYPPLGRFAVRDMRQTVAVGVIKGVEKKAATSGKITKSAQKAQKAK